The Tenacibaculum jejuense genome includes a window with the following:
- a CDS encoding sensor histidine kinase — protein sequence MGKRIFILIVLLMSISLTGIIAVQLYWVKNAVKSKRSEFEDNVKIALAKTSERIKEREYNEFVDKHKKVFENSESISTAELKNYLFQQIDTVAKKKFTFGATILEENFKIPVDFVNSDTIIIKRFSGKEDFSQTITYSSDNGDFKSYTDENKYSRLLKYPSWQKKQVEYLFSQNQKHMPIHKRISNRELNNTLRDELGKRNIDQEFKFGVYEGGLATKIKSGYFKIDEENSYFYPLLEDDSGNSNYKLYVTFPNEKQSLLSSMMYALLLSLFFIGIVIAAFSTSLYQLVRQKKISEIKTDFINNMTHEFKTPIATINLALDAIKNPKIINDEEKVKRYVKMIRDENKRMHGQVENVLRISKLEKNQIEITKEAVEATDIIEEAIDHVSLLVSDKQGTINTHFKAISSEVLGNQFHLTNVVVNILENAIKYSEGTPKIDVYTENTNKYFIFKIKDEGIGMTKNAQKYIFDKFYREHKGNIHNVKGHGLGLAYVKEIIDNHHGTVHVASEKGKGSTFTVKLPLI from the coding sequence ATGGGAAAAAGAATTTTTATTCTAATTGTACTGCTCATGAGTATTTCCTTAACAGGAATAATTGCAGTTCAGTTATATTGGGTTAAAAATGCCGTAAAGAGCAAACGTTCGGAGTTTGAAGATAATGTGAAGATAGCTCTGGCAAAAACATCCGAAAGAATAAAGGAAAGAGAGTATAATGAATTTGTTGATAAACATAAAAAGGTCTTTGAAAATAGTGAATCTATAAGCACAGCTGAGCTTAAAAATTACCTATTCCAACAAATAGATACTGTAGCGAAGAAAAAATTTACATTCGGAGCTACAATTCTAGAAGAAAACTTTAAGATCCCCGTTGATTTTGTAAATAGTGATACAATAATCATCAAGAGGTTTTCAGGAAAGGAAGATTTTTCACAAACCATTACTTATAGCTCTGATAATGGAGATTTTAAAAGTTACACAGATGAAAATAAATATTCAAGACTTTTAAAATATCCTAGTTGGCAAAAAAAGCAAGTTGAGTATTTGTTTAGTCAAAATCAGAAGCACATGCCTATTCATAAAAGAATAAGTAACAGAGAGTTAAATAATACTCTTAGAGACGAATTAGGCAAAAGAAATATAGATCAAGAATTTAAATTTGGTGTATATGAAGGTGGTTTGGCTACAAAAATAAAATCTGGTTACTTTAAAATAGATGAAGAAAATAGTTATTTCTATCCGTTGTTAGAAGACGATAGTGGAAACAGTAATTATAAATTATATGTTACGTTTCCAAATGAGAAACAAAGTCTTTTATCAAGCATGATGTATGCGCTATTATTATCATTATTTTTTATAGGTATTGTTATAGCGGCTTTTTCTACTTCTTTGTATCAATTAGTGAGGCAAAAGAAAATTTCTGAAATAAAAACAGATTTCATTAATAACATGACACATGAATTTAAAACACCTATTGCCACAATAAATTTGGCATTAGATGCTATTAAAAATCCTAAAATTATTAATGATGAAGAAAAAGTAAAACGTTATGTAAAAATGATTCGTGACGAGAATAAACGAATGCATGGTCAGGTAGAAAATGTATTAAGAATATCGAAGTTAGAAAAGAATCAGATTGAAATAACAAAAGAAGCAGTTGAAGCTACAGATATCATAGAAGAAGCAATAGACCATGTTAGTTTATTAGTATCAGACAAACAAGGAACAATAAATACACATTTTAAGGCGATTTCTTCTGAGGTTTTAGGAAACCAGTTTCATTTAACTAATGTAGTTGTTAATATATTAGAAAATGCAATAAAATATTCAGAAGGAACTCCCAAAATAGATGTATATACAGAAAATACAAACAAGTATTTTATATTTAAAATAAAAGACGAAGGAATAGGTATGACTAAAAATGCTCAAAAATATATTTTCGATAAATTTTATCGAGAACATAAAGGTAACATTCACAATGTGAAAGGGCATGGACTAGGATTAGCCTATGTAAAAGAGATTATCGACAACCACCATGGCACGGTTCATGTGGCAAGTGAGAAAGGTAAAGGAAGTACATTTACAGTTAAACTACCATTAATATAA
- the coaE gene encoding dephospho-CoA kinase (Dephospho-CoA kinase (CoaE) performs the final step in coenzyme A biosynthesis.) — MLVGITGGIGSGKTTVSKMFSQYENVQIYHADDEAKKLMNTNENIRKQIIQEFSEEAYNSNGLNRPFLAKIVFEDKTKLKLLNTIVHPEVHKHLENYIRMHSDKDYILYENAILFENNSHVLCEKIIMVSAPEEIRIQRVMERDQVSRESVLNRVKNQWSDTKKTIQSHYLIINTNLSDVEVIVSSIHNKLTQ, encoded by the coding sequence ATGTTAGTTGGTATTACAGGAGGAATTGGTAGTGGAAAAACTACAGTTTCTAAGATGTTTTCACAATATGAAAATGTTCAAATTTATCATGCAGATGATGAAGCTAAAAAGTTGATGAATACGAATGAGAACATTAGAAAACAAATAATTCAAGAGTTTTCAGAAGAAGCCTATAACTCAAATGGGTTGAATAGACCTTTTTTAGCAAAAATAGTTTTTGAAGATAAAACAAAATTGAAGTTGTTAAATACTATAGTTCATCCAGAAGTTCATAAACATTTAGAAAACTACATTCGTATGCATTCTGACAAGGATTATATTTTATATGAAAATGCGATACTGTTTGAAAATAATAGTCATGTTCTGTGCGAAAAAATAATTATGGTTTCTGCTCCTGAAGAAATTAGAATACAACGTGTTATGGAAAGAGATCAGGTATCTAGAGAATCAGTCTTAAATCGAGTAAAAAATCAATGGTCAGACACTAAAAAAACGATACAATCTCATTATCTGATTATTAACACTAATTTGAGTGATGTTGAGGTTATAGTGAGTAGTATTCACAATAAATTAACACAATAA
- a CDS encoding CdaR family protein translates to MAKTLQIPKIFFGFLTASFLMWMLINLSKTYTSKIVYRVEYTDLPQNKILQEEPLKKISVTVKGNGFNLLAANFSSKKIILSLKKIVRKNTNDFFLLTANQQEEIQKRLNSGLSLEKVNRDSIHFKLGTLGSKKVPIQSDLNLNYKLGYGLEEINLSQDSVLVSGPELQLAKINVIKTNTITLQEISEDVDLSLDLLVPEGSTGIKMKLNKIKANILVDKFTEGTFEIPIKIIGIPNRLKLSTFPKKVKVIYKVGLKNYQKITEDLFEVVCDYRKTINDDLSYLMPEIKRKPELISSIRISPQRIDFLIQK, encoded by the coding sequence TTGGCTAAAACATTACAAATACCTAAAATTTTCTTTGGATTTCTAACGGCTTCATTTTTAATGTGGATGTTAATTAATTTATCAAAAACATATACGTCTAAAATTGTTTATAGAGTTGAGTATACCGATTTACCTCAAAATAAAATACTTCAAGAAGAACCACTAAAGAAAATTTCAGTAACAGTAAAGGGTAATGGATTTAATCTTTTGGCTGCTAATTTCTCTTCAAAAAAAATAATATTATCGTTAAAAAAGATAGTAAGAAAGAACACAAACGATTTCTTTTTGCTTACTGCCAATCAACAAGAAGAAATTCAAAAAAGATTAAATTCAGGTCTAAGTTTAGAGAAAGTGAACAGAGATTCTATTCATTTTAAATTAGGAACATTAGGTAGTAAAAAAGTGCCAATTCAATCTGATTTAAATCTGAATTATAAACTAGGATATGGATTAGAAGAAATAAATTTAAGTCAAGATAGTGTTTTGGTCTCAGGCCCCGAATTGCAATTAGCAAAGATTAATGTAATAAAAACAAACACTATAACACTTCAAGAGATAAGTGAAGATGTAGATTTATCACTAGATTTATTAGTTCCAGAAGGTTCTACAGGAATAAAAATGAAGTTAAATAAAATTAAAGCTAATATTCTGGTAGATAAATTTACCGAAGGTACTTTCGAAATACCAATAAAGATTATAGGTATTCCTAATCGATTAAAATTAAGTACTTTCCCAAAGAAAGTAAAGGTGATCTATAAAGTTGGGCTTAAAAACTATCAAAAAATAACTGAAGATCTTTTTGAAGTTGTTTGTGATTATCGAAAAACAATTAACGATGATCTTTCTTATTTAATGCCTGAAATTAAAAGAAAACCAGAATTAATTTCTTCCATAAGAATTTCACCTCAAAGAATAGATTTTTTAATTCAAAAATAA
- the yajC gene encoding preprotein translocase subunit YajC, with protein MFQMIFLQASEPGMMNMLMLVAFIAVFYFFMIRPQMAKQKKEKQFRSEIKKGINVVTTSGIHGRIVEVNDTNNTVVIETGAGKIRFERAAISMELTKKYSESK; from the coding sequence ATGTTTCAAATGATTTTTTTACAAGCATCTGAACCAGGTATGATGAATATGTTGATGCTAGTTGCTTTTATAGCTGTTTTTTATTTCTTTATGATTCGTCCACAAATGGCAAAGCAAAAGAAAGAAAAACAATTTAGATCTGAGATTAAAAAAGGTATTAATGTGGTTACCACTAGTGGTATTCATGGAAGAATTGTAGAAGTTAATGATACCAATAATACAGTAGTTATAGAGACTGGTGCAGGTAAAATCAGATTTGAAAGAGCAGCAATTTCTATGGAGTTAACTAAGAAATATTCAGAAAGCAAGTAA
- a CDS encoding DUF1573 domain-containing protein: protein MRKAIITLSAVLLSVVLVSCKEGNAASKVNLTNVEQAQKRDKEIKVGAPEVVFDREIHDFGVVDEGFVVETSFKVTNTGKSDLVITDAKASCGCTVPTWPKEPIKPGQTSEVQVKFNTSGKPNKQSKTVTLYTNTVKGREEVKISGMVTPKKKA from the coding sequence ATGAGAAAAGCAATAATAACATTATCAGCTGTTTTATTATCAGTTGTGTTAGTATCTTGTAAGGAAGGTAATGCTGCCTCTAAAGTAAATCTTACTAATGTAGAGCAAGCACAAAAAAGAGATAAAGAGATCAAAGTAGGTGCTCCTGAAGTAGTTTTTGATAGAGAAATACACGATTTTGGAGTTGTAGATGAAGGATTCGTAGTTGAAACATCTTTCAAAGTAACAAATACTGGAAAATCTGATTTAGTGATCACAGATGCAAAAGCTTCTTGTGGTTGTACAGTTCCTACTTGGCCAAAAGAACCAATAAAACCAGGTCAAACTAGTGAAGTTCAAGTGAAGTTTAATACTTCTGGGAAACCAAATAAACAAAGTAAAACAGTTACTTTATACACAAATACTGTAAAAGGTAGAGAAGAAGTAAAGATTTCTGGAATGGTAACACCTAAAAAGAAAGCATAA
- the nusB gene encoding transcription antitermination factor NusB yields MINRRHIRLKVMQSVYAMQQSHNTDLVKEEKFLKFSIQKMFDLYVLNFQLLLEVQKLAHKKIELSKKKILATKEDLNPNTRFIDNTLLNQIKDSVSLEGYVELNKLDNWDLDDEYVKIVWEELNKSDFYKEYMTSDDSSYNTEKNFIITFFKEIIAPNEKLADYFEDEMISWVDDIPFVNTWVVKTLNKQKSSSPFVLGNLYKDEEDKRFTSDLFKKVVLNQHKYDDDIKEKTPNWETDRIADIDMILIKMAITEFLHFSSIPSRVTINEYIELAKDYSTSKSGYFINGVLDKLSKDYQENNKMVKIGRGLL; encoded by the coding sequence ATGATAAACAGAAGACATATTCGTTTAAAGGTGATGCAGTCTGTATATGCAATGCAGCAATCACACAATACCGATCTTGTTAAAGAAGAGAAGTTCTTAAAATTTAGTATTCAAAAGATGTTTGATCTATATGTTTTGAATTTTCAATTGCTTCTTGAAGTACAAAAATTGGCTCATAAAAAAATTGAGCTTTCAAAAAAGAAAATCTTAGCAACAAAAGAAGATTTAAATCCAAATACCAGATTTATAGATAACACACTTTTAAATCAAATAAAAGACAGTGTGAGCTTAGAAGGATATGTGGAGTTAAATAAATTAGACAACTGGGATTTAGATGATGAGTACGTTAAAATCGTTTGGGAAGAACTAAATAAAAGCGATTTTTACAAAGAATATATGACTTCAGATGACAGCTCATATAATACTGAAAAGAATTTTATTATCACGTTTTTTAAGGAAATTATTGCTCCAAATGAAAAACTAGCAGATTATTTTGAAGATGAAATGATTTCTTGGGTTGATGATATTCCTTTTGTGAATACATGGGTAGTGAAAACTTTAAATAAACAAAAAAGTTCTTCTCCTTTTGTTTTAGGTAATCTTTATAAAGATGAAGAAGATAAAAGATTTACTTCTGATTTATTCAAGAAAGTAGTGCTTAATCAACATAAGTACGATGATGATATTAAGGAGAAAACTCCTAATTGGGAAACTGATAGAATTGCTGATATTGACATGATTTTAATAAAAATGGCAATTACAGAATTTTTACATTTTTCTTCAATACCAAGTAGAGTAACTATAAATGAATATATTGAGTTAGCTAAAGATTACTCTACAAGTAAAAGTGGATATTTTATTAATGGAGTTTTAGATAAACTATCAAAAGATTATCAAGAAAATAATAAGATGGTAAAAATAGGTAGAGGTTTGCTATAG